Within Deinococcus sp. YIM 134068, the genomic segment CAGTGGAAGCCGCTGGGGGTCTTCGGCGCGACCCTGCTCTTCGGCTTCCTTCAGGCCCTCTCCATCACCCTGGGCGGCACCGACCTGCTGCCGCCGACCCTGGTGACGGCGCTGCCCTACCTCATCACCATCGTGGCACTGATCTTCACGGGGCGGAGTGCAGCGCCGCGTGCGCTGGGCAAGCCGTTCGACGGGTAGGGAGCGGCCAGCCGCCAGCAAAGTCTTTTAACTCCTCCTCCCTTGCGGGGGAGGCCGGGTGGGGGGTGGCAAGCGCAGCTTGCCCAATACACGGCGGGCCAGTGAACCTCACGGCCCGCCGCCCCTTTTTCACCCAGCTCTGTTCAGGACAGCCGAACCCGCCACGCTCGCCAGCACCGCCCCCGTAAAGGCGCGCAGCAGGGGCAATGTGGCCCGGTGAGGCAGGGCGGCGAGCGCGAGGGGCCGCGACAGGGGGTCGGGCAGCGGCAGGGCGACGAGGCCGGGGGGCAGGGGCAGGAGCGCCAGCGTCGGCATGACGGTGATGCCGAGACCGTGCCCCACCATCGAGAGGATCACGCTGTCCTGCTCGATATGGGTCACGGACGCCAGAAGCACGCCGCGCGCCGTGAGGTAGGACCGGATGCGGCGGTCACACGAGTCGTGGGTCGGGGAGAAGATGAGCGATCCGGCGGCCAGCTCGTCCAGCGTGACCGGGTGTGTGCCGCGCGAGGCGGGGGCGACGAACAGGTACTCGTCGGGTGGGAGGGGGTGGAGGCGCAGATCGGGGGCTTCATCGGCCACGATCACGGCGAGGTCCACCCGGCCCGAGCGGACGGCGGGGGCACCGCCGCCGTGACTCTCGGCGTCCAGCAGCGTGACGGAGACGCGCGGGTGGCGTGAGCGGAACGCCGCGAGCGCGAGCGGCAGGAGATGTGTGGCCGCAGAACGCATGGACGCCACGCGCAGGGCACCCGACAGCCCGCCGTCCTCGTCCTGCGCGGCAAGGAGGGCGTCGGTGGCGGCCTGCACGGCGGCGCGGGCGTGCCCCAGCGTCCGCAGACCGGCGTCGGTGGGCACGGTCCCGCCCGGCGTGCGGCGCAGCAGGGGACGGCCCGCCAGCGTCTCCAGCTTGGCGACCGCCTCGCTGAGCGTGGACTGCGACACGCCATGCTCCGCCGCCGCCTCGCCGAAGCCCCCGGCGTCCGCCACCGCAATCAGGGCGCGAAGCTGGGCGAGCGAGGGGGCGGGGGGCGTCCGGTCGGTCATTTTTCCATTGTAGGTGCGCGGCGCGGGTCGGGCATCGGTCTTTCCGATGGCGTGGCTGAGCCGTGTCCCTCACGCCCGATGTCCTGGACCACATCCTGCGGCGCACCCTGAGCGGCAGGAGGCGATCCCATGACGCACGCCCAACCGCCCATCTCCCCCGTCCTCCCCGTCCCACCCACCCGCCCGGAAGGGGAAGTCTTCGGCACCCTCACGCTGGAGGTCGTCACGCCGGATGGCGGCGTCACTGCCCCGCCCCTCGCGGACTGGGAGGTGCGCGCGTGGCCGGTGGCGCGGCTCGGCGACGCGACGCTGGAGGCCCGGCCCCGCCGATTCAACCTGGGACCTGCCGACCTGGCCGGTGCCCTGCTCCGCGCCGGATATACACCGCTCGGCCCCATCCTGCCCGTGAGAGCTTTTTCACGCTCTGGGTGAGAAAAAGGGCCTTTCCTGCCGGAATACTAGACGACTCAAGTCCGCGTCAGTTCCGGCTCACCTACGCGCCCAACGCTCGTGCTTGGCTGGGGCAATGCTCCGCCGCCCCATCCTGCTCTCCCTCCTGCTCGGCCCGCTGCTCTGGGGGCCGGAAGCACATGCGGCGACCAAAACCGTCACCGTCCGCAAGGGCGACACTCTCTACAGCATCGCCCGGAAGGGCGGGGTGAGCGTGGCACGGCTCAAGGCACTCAACGGACTGCGGAGCAACAATATCCGCCCCGGCCAGAAGTTGCGGCTGAGCGCGAACGTTCCGGCAGCGAGCAGGGCGACCCCGGCCAAACCTGCGCCAGCCAAACCCACAGCGGTCAAACCCGCCCCAGTCAAACCAAGCTCCGTCAAGCCCGTGACCGTCCGGGCCATCCCTGCCCGCCCTCTCACGTCCAGAGCAACCGGATACGCCGTCTATACCGTCAGGCGGGGGGACAACCTGAACCGGATTGCCGCCCGCGCGGGGGTGAGCGTGGCCGCCCTGCGCGCGGCGAACAAACTCAGCGGCACCCTCATCAAACCCGGCCAGCGGTTGCGGGTGCCCCCGCGCGGCACGGTGACGGTGGCGAAGGCGAAGACCCCGACGCCAGCGCCAGTTCGTCG encodes:
- a CDS encoding LysR family transcriptional regulator produces the protein MTDRTPPAPSLAQLRALIAVADAGGFGEAAAEHGVSQSTLSEAVAKLETLAGRPLLRRTPGGTVPTDAGLRTLGHARAAVQAATDALLAAQDEDGGLSGALRVASMRSAATHLLPLALAAFRSRHPRVSVTLLDAESHGGGAPAVRSGRVDLAVIVADEAPDLRLHPLPPDEYLFVAPASRGTHPVTLDELAAGSLIFSPTHDSCDRRIRSYLTARGVLLASVTHIEQDSVILSMVGHGLGITVMPTLALLPLPPGLVALPLPDPLSRPLALAALPHRATLPLLRAFTGAVLASVAGSAVLNRAG